In the genome of Sardina pilchardus chromosome 14, fSarPil1.1, whole genome shotgun sequence, one region contains:
- the nr5a1b gene encoding steroidogenic factor 1b, with amino-acid sequence MEYSYDVDLEELCPVCGDKVSGYHYGLLTCESCKGFFKRTVQNNKRYTCAESQDCKIDKTQRKRCPFCRFQKCLSVGMRLEAVRADRMRGGRNKFGPMYKRDRALKQQKKALIRASGLKMESTPPLVSPTQTDYSFSGSLQGLPPVPKSILPVTPNPSTPTDYDRSVYGHVSLGMTMPSHGPLLNQYQYTSFPSRAIKSEYPDHYTSSPDSVVGYTYPEQAYPTGGSPQQAGVPPLVLEFLRCDPDEGQVQSKIVAHLQQEQNSRGKHDKLSTFGLMCHMADQTLFSIVEWARSCIFFKELKVGDQMKLLHNCWSELLVLDYVSRQVQHGKEDSVLLVTGQEVQIAHMAAQAGATLASLVQRGQELVGKLQALQVDRREIACLKFLILFNPDVKLLENQAFVEGVQEQVNAALLEYTLCSYPQFLDKFSQLLLRLPELRALSAQAEDYLCYKHLSGEVPCNNLLIEMLHAKRACI; translated from the exons ATGGAGTACAGTTATGATGTTGATCTGGAAGAATTATGTCCTGTCTGTGGTGACAAGGTGTCCGGGTACCACTATGGACTACTAACCTGCGAGAGCTGCAAG gGTTTTTTCAAAAGGACGGTTCAGAATAACAAGCGGTACACTTGCGCAGAAAGCCAGGACTGTAAAATAGACAAAACACAGAGGAAAAGGTGTCCATTTTGTCGATTCCAGAAATGCCTCAGCGTTGGAATGCGATTAGAAG CTGTCCGCGCTGACCGGATGCGCGGGGGTCGGAACAAGTTCGGTCCGATGTACAAACGGGACCGTGCCTTGAAGCAGCAGAAGAAAGCACTGATACGAGCCAGCGGCCTCAAGATGGAGTCCACGCCGCCGTTAGTTTCCCCCACGCAGACGGACTATAGTTTCTCTGGCAGCCTCCAGGGCCTGCCGCCCGTTCCCAAGAGCATCTTACCCGTCACCCCGAACCCCTCCACACCCACAGACTACGATCGCAGCGTGTACGGTCACGTATCGCTGGGCATGACCATGCCTTCGCACGGGCCCTTACTGAATCAGTACCAGTATACCTCCTTCCCTAGTCGGGCGATCAAGTCCGAGTACCCAGATCACTACACAAGTTCTCCGGATTCTGTGGTCGGCTACACGTACCCAGAGCAGGCGTACCCGACCGGCGGGTCACCTCAGCAAGCAGGCGTGCCGCCCTTGGTTCTGGAGTTCCTACGCTGTGACCCAGACGAGGGCCAGGTGCAGAGCAAGATCGTGGCCCACCTGCAGCAGGAGCAGAACAGTCGCGGCAAACACGACAAGCTCAGCACCTTCGGCCTGATGTGCCACATGGCGGACCAGACCCTTTTCTCCATCGTGGAGTGGGCTCGGAGCTGCATATTCTTCAAGGAGCTCAAG gTGGGGGACCAGATGAAGCTGCTGCATAACTGCTGGAGCGAGCTGCTGGTGCTGGACTACGTGTCCAGGCAGGTGCAGCACGGCAAAGAGGACAGCGTGCTGCTGGTCACCGGCCAAGAG GTTCAGATAGCGCACATGGCAGCGCAGGCGGGTGCCACCCTGGCCAGCCTGGTGCAGAGGGGGCAGGAGCTGGTGGGGAAGCTGCAGGCCCTCCAGGTGGACCGCCGAGAGATCGCCTGCCTCAAGTTCCTCATCCTCTTCAACCCCG ACGTGAAGCTGCTGGAGAACCAGGCGTTTGTGGAGGGCGTGCAGGAGCAGGTGAACGCAGCGCTGCTGGAGTACACGCTCTGCAGCTACCCGCAGTTCCTGGACAAGTTCAGCCAGCTGCTGCTGCGCCTGCCCGAGCTGCGGGCGCTGAGCGCCCAGGCGGAGGACTACCTCTGCTACAAGCACCTGAGCGGCGAGGTGCCCTGCAACAACCTGCTCATCGAGATGCTCCACGCCAAGAGGGCATGCATCTAA